In Gossypium hirsutum isolate 1008001.06 chromosome A10, Gossypium_hirsutum_v2.1, whole genome shotgun sequence, the DNA window AGAATATTTCAAAAGCTAATAGCTTACTCATGATAAACATCATCTTATTATATCTAAAAGGAAAAACAAGGGGAAAAAAAGAGCTTTTGCAGCATGCAGGCCAATGTGCTGCAAATTCATACTGAGGAAGCTCAAGACTAGTACAACTCTTTTTTTTCTGCCAAAAAGGTTAAAcctatcatattttaattattgactACAATTGTATACCAGTGCCTTAACAAGGGGATGTAAATACTGAACTTGCCAGATAAAGGCTAATTCTTTTCTCTACAAAGTCCAATTGCTAAACTTAGCAGAGAAACATTGGTTACCAGTTGCTGCTGCATCTAACTTGTTGCAAATGGCACTATCTAAACTTTGATGAATGGCATAAAGACAGTGAAAAGTTGTTACTTAAATTATTGAGTATTAATTATGGCAGAAAGCAATTGACATTAGAGCTAAACCAGCATAAGCCTACAGCCTTTCTTCCCTCTGAGTTGCTATGGTCTGTTGCATTCTTTCTTGTCCTTTTATCTTCTATGCCAAGCTCCATAGCATTTTGAGCATGTTCTGTCTAAAGACAAATATATGTTTTCCTACTTAACACTTTCTCATAGAGTATTCTAAACTAAAAAGGATCTATCTTGAAATCTATTCATTTGACCTGTATGGTCTTCACTACTAGGAAAACTTGATTATTATGGCTTTCTTTATATAATAACAGTCAACCATGCATTATGATTCTAATGGCTCCCATCGAACTTCATTCATTTCACATCAGCCAAAAGGAAAAGATGTGCCGATAAAGTGGGTTAAAAAGGATAATTTTTGGCTGTTCAGGAGATTCTGGCATCTATATATCAGAGACATCATAGCAATGGTAGTTATGTGACAGTGATCTACACAAAGTTTGGTTGTAGCAAAAGTTTGCTTCTATGGGTAAATATATTTGATTACTTAtccaaaaaataaatgaaattcatcAGAATAGTTCCTAGCTACTTCGATAAAAGCCTTTTCTAGGCCGACCTATTACTACCATCGTTTCAACTGTAACGTGGAAGTGGATCATTCAAGCCATATCTGGGCCAGTCGGGAGCGGTTCGTAGCCATCATGGTGCTTGGTCGTGGAAGCTTCTTTGCAGTTCTCAACGGGTATGCATTTGAGGATAACAGCAACAATGAGGCTTCCTGCTCCAAGTAAAATGCTGATCAGCCATAACTCCCAGCTCAGTGGCACGGTATCTGCAACTGTACCCAAAAGTTCCACTATTATGCTTTGGAAACCCACTGTACAGACCATCACCATAATGAATAGCCAGCTATCGAAGAAGCCTCGGAAAACATTTATCTTCTCCATATCCCTGCTATTGATTTCATTGAACACCTGAAGTAATAGTAGAAACAAACTACATTGTAAACTGAATAATTTCGTACATTAGAAAGTGATGAAAAGAATATAACGATTAAGAGGCAGCACCTGGCAAAACACAAATGAATTGAAGATGAGTGTATTTAGAATAGCAGTAGCATTTGAACCAGAAATCTTCAAAAGCCGTTTCCCATCAAATTTGAGAATTGCAAGTACAATCAATTGATAAATGGTCTGACCAATTATATTCCTCCACATGACCCTGGTGATGAAGGCTACATCCCTTCCAATAGGGGGTCTTTTCATTAGGCCTTCATGAGGAGGTTCTGTGGCCAATGCCAATGCACCGAGAGTGTCCATGATCATGTTTACCCAAAGTAGCTGAACAGCCGTCAGAGGAGCAGAACCTGAAAATTACTTCTCAAATATTATCAGTCATTTGTAGTGTCTTGTCTTAAGACAGGTTTAAGCTCAAACTAGGAAACAATTTTGCTGGTGATGTTTTACTGTCTCAGTACCTGAGATGCAAGCAGAAACAAAATTGAGCATGAGAGCCACAATGTTAACTGTTAGCTGGAACTGTACAAACTTTTGGATATTGATATAAACTGCACGGCCCCATCTGGCTACATTCTGTATAGTCGCGAAGTTGTCATCCATTATGATAACATCGGCATTTTCTTTTGCAACCTGAAGGTGATATTGAAGAAACATGCTTGGTTTACAAAACAAGTAAAACTGCTTAATTGTCTCAACTGCTGGTTGAGATGATAACAAACCTCTGTACCAGCTATTCCCATAGCAAGTCCAATGTCAGCCTCATGCAAAGCTGGTGCATCGTTTGTCCCATCACCAGTCACAGCCACCACTTCTTTAAACTCCATCCTCAAGTAGGTTACAAGTTTGTGCTTGTCCAAGGGCAATGATCGGGCCAGAACCTGCACACATGTCAAGCATGTTATTCATAAACATGCTACTAAAGTTGtagtttctgttttctttttccaGCTCCAAACATGTTCCTAGAAGtcatttttttttatagtaaagCAGTATTTGATTCCTTAGAAAAACAGATAAAGTTTTTCATAacaataacataatatatattaaagaaaaaagatttcCATGTGCTTAAAGCAATAACAAGACCTGCAGTTTAGGTATGGTCTCCTCCATCTGCCGTGGGCTCATGTCACGAAATTCTGGCCCTTCAATTGCCAAACCGTTTTCTGTCAAAATTCCACACTCTCTTGCTATAGCTTTAGCAGTATTAATGTTGTCTCCAGTAACTATCCGCACTTTAATTCCAGCAGATAAACAAGTTTCCACTGCTTGCCTTACCCCAGGACGCACAGGATCCTTAATTCCAATCACAGCTATCAACGTATAGTTTTCTTGAGGGATGCTATCGCTATCTACATCTGAAGTGTCTTTTACATCCTTGAAAGCCAAGCATAGAGTTCTTAGAGCCTCACATGCAAAGCCATTAATTACATCAGTGATGAACTTCTTCTGCTCTTTGGATAGATGTTCAGCCTTCCCATCAACATTGATTACCTTGTTGCAAGATTCTAAAATGATTTCTGATGCACCTTTGCAAAATGCTCTATTCTCACCACCATTAGAAAGGGAGACAAGGACGGACATCCTTTTCTTCTCTGAATTGAAAGGCTCAACTTTCAGAATTGTAGATTCCTTCCTATGCTTTTTGAATTCACCTCCCAACAGCAAACCAAACTCTAATATTGCTGTCTCTGTTGGAGATCCCAAAATGTTGTTCTTGCCATCTTTTCCCTTGACTACTTCAGCTCCTGTATTTTGAAATATGGACTGCAAAAGTAGGTCCAATACTTCTCCAGCAATTGAGGACCGCAAAACATCCTCCCTCTTGTTATCTCCCGCAATACTTATGGTTCGCCCACAAGTCCAAATTTTGTCAACAACCATATGATTAGTAGTGAGTGTCCCTGTCTTATCAGTACAAATACAAGTGGCTGATCCCATTGTCTCACATGCTGAGAGATGTCTCACAAGAGCTTTATCACTCATTAACTTTTTCATTGCAAATGCAAGACTTAATGTTACAGCCAGTGGTAATCCTTCCGGAACTGCAACTACAATTATGGTCACTGCAACGGCAAAGAAATTCAAGAGAGACAGAACGTCGCTCATAACCCACTTTTCAATCTCCCCGAGCTGCGCCTTTGTCACCATAAACCTTATGGCGAGAACCAAAAATGTCAAAACAGCAAATACCAAACCAATCTTTCCAATAACTGTAGCAACTCCGTTTAGCTTCACCTGTAGAGGTGTTTCATCTACTCCACCTTCGCTTAAAGTAACCATCAGTCTTCCCCATTCAGTCCTCATACCAACTGTTGTCACTAACATTTTCCCAGAGCCATCCTGAACTTTTGTCCCTGAGAGAAGAAAAGGTCTCTCCTGAGTTACTTTTACAGGCTCACTCTCCCCAGACAAGCTTGATTCATCGATCGATAAGCTGTAACCAGATATAAGAACACCGTCTGCTGGAACTTGATCTCCAATTGATAGATGAACTATATCCCCAACCACCAGATCATAGATAGAAATCTTCTGCCTGCACCCTTCTCTGGTGACCTGAACaagtatatttttcttttctttatccaAGTCTTTGAATTGCAAGGACTGCTTGTAATCACTAATGGCAGTAACAAATACAACCAGGAAAATGCAAAGTACTATTCCTAGCCCATCATACAGGCCACCAGGCCACCCTTCAGTAGCAACTCCAACACCTATAGAAACAACAGCACATACTATGAGAATAATCAAAGTCAAGTCATGCAGCGCTTCCCACACAAACGTCCAAAAGGATCTAGCAGGTTTTTCATCAAATTTGTTGTTGCCATATATATTTTTCCTGAATGAGATATCAGT includes these proteins:
- the LOC107936342 gene encoding putative calcium-transporting ATPase 11, plasma membrane-type, which gives rise to MHCNLQLFAIFQIFIIHIYNPNTIHRCSFPLHTYMEDYLRKNFAVEPKRPSEEALRRWRSAVALVKNRSRRFRMVADLAKRAEADRRRKIIQEKIRVALYVQKAALNFIDAGKQAERKLPEDVREAGFHIGADELASIVRSHDMSSFEENGGVEGLAKKVSVSLTNGVVPTDISFRKNIYGNNKFDEKPARSFWTFVWEALHDLTLIILIVCAVVSIGVGVATEGWPGGLYDGLGIVLCIFLVVFVTAISDYKQSLQFKDLDKEKKNILVQVTREGCRQKISIYDLVVGDIVHLSIGDQVPADGVLISGYSLSIDESSLSGESEPVKVTQERPFLLSGTKVQDGSGKMLVTTVGMRTEWGRLMVTLSEGGVDETPLQVKLNGVATVIGKIGLVFAVLTFLVLAIRFMVTKAQLGEIEKWVMSDVLSLLNFFAVAVTIIVVAVPEGLPLAVTLSLAFAMKKLMSDKALVRHLSACETMGSATCICTDKTGTLTTNHMVVDKIWTCGRTISIAGDNKREDVLRSSIAGEVLDLLLQSIFQNTGAEVVKGKDGKNNILGSPTETAILEFGLLLGGEFKKHRKESTILKVEPFNSEKKRMSVLVSLSNGGENRAFCKGASEIILESCNKVINVDGKAEHLSKEQKKFITDVINGFACEALRTLCLAFKDVKDTSDVDSDSIPQENYTLIAVIGIKDPVRPGVRQAVETCLSAGIKVRIVTGDNINTAKAIARECGILTENGLAIEGPEFRDMSPRQMEETIPKLQVLARSLPLDKHKLVTYLRMEFKEVVAVTGDGTNDAPALHEADIGLAMGIAGTEVAKENADVIIMDDNFATIQNVARWGRAVYINIQKFVQFQLTVNIVALMLNFVSACISGSAPLTAVQLLWVNMIMDTLGALALATEPPHEGLMKRPPIGRDVAFITRVMWRNIIGQTIYQLIVLAILKFDGKRLLKISGSNATAILNTLIFNSFVFCQVFNEINSRDMEKINVFRGFFDSWLFIMVMVCTVGFQSIIVELLGTVADTVPLSWELWLISILLGAGSLIVAVILKCIPVENCKEASTTKHHDGYEPLPTGPDMA